A part of Botrytis cinerea B05.10 chromosome 2, complete sequence genomic DNA contains:
- the Bccox6 gene encoding Bccox6: MSSTRILRIATRAQPSAIFRSNGLRSFTPRAAPTMSATSANCFSTTSRSLSADKDGQEAGHHEESFEEFTARYEKEFEQVQDVFELQRNLNNAFAYDLVPSPSVVVAALKAARRVNDYPTAVRIFEGIKAKVENRGQYDQYLEELKPLREELGVSLKEDLYPESK; the protein is encoded by the exons ATGTCGTCAACTAGAATTCTGCGTATTGCTACGCGCGCGCAGCCATCGGCCATTTTCAGATCCAATGGACTCCGAAGCTTCACTCCTCGTGCTGCCCCAACAATGAGCGCAACCTCTGCCAACTGTTTCAGCACCACAAGCCGTAGTTTGTCTGCCGATAAGGACGGGCAAGAAGCCGGTCACCACGAGGAGAGTTTCGAGGAATTTACAGCTAG ATATGAGAAGGAATTCGAGCAAGTTCAAGACGTTTTCGAGCTCCAG CGAAACCTCAACAACGCTTTTGCCTACGATCTCGTGCCTTCCCCATCCGTCGTCGTTGCCGCATTGAAAGCCGCAAGAAGAGTTAACGATTACCCTACAGCCGTACGAATCTTCGAGG GTATCAAGGCAAAGGTCGAGAACCGTGGCCAATACGACCAATATTTGGAGGAACTTAAGCCTCTCCGTGAGGAGTTGGGTGTCAGCTTGAAGGAGGACCTCTACCCAGAGTCTAaatag
- the Bculp2 gene encoding Bculp2 produces MTTNFICAIYAEGRRGTTCPRNPKENLQIGGERPLGSMDPIFKPPIWRKFENGDRTRSSGEADNSTISSPNSDTDEIDSILKQYETPASKKKAMNLVVMNGSESDDAEVTSKTTTQKRALIIASTSLKYEDIQPLESNSKVSTTNNNIHQPSQQRCIYEKRSSEGAHISLPRPSFVDDIESVSSKSTVSAIHHPRMNLQHVSETDGHYEVRIDKTFQERRVEPKLGSNTAISHIDDLGEPETSNIHFQKVSNLANIEICNANDEKPTIQHINDFDSLDDHSPITLVDDAPKEGSTDSSKIVQPVKWRFANRYWKNTSTRISRTAQSSEAFKETGAKMTKSALQGGKKPVNRLGNAQNTPSHSHARSLEPFNLQPERPNKKQRTEQTLLSNGTVGGPDQFEHEANQGQGPVSQTPTQSQYNSSPHQKNDICPRFKSFQEYSVAEYQAVNNLVKPRKEKRKRHKVNSDHHSESQVHTHGNAGFKAQQTANAKRLTNGSHLEDIRDPIANEEDELQAPHSTSKIVPRVVIPPIGNSHLAAAHQAPQVRAIEPQKSSYASNSQLEKRIPPNSVQDRRVLGELQLADGSEDELSLGNPPEVSHVKQADRSRQTPEVNHYDVEDDIDMEPSLDRRGDMTQWGNGTSDDKKLQQRDHGKSFGVRSVFSPTFYWHRPGKIQKWCVVLDKSGVISLVNDKGIISDFSIKASTIHEITVGRDSCKLVIRKPQKSGPMKDADMLIEFSGNQEIDNFLKLVKPFIKHVEVKWVESSEIDQRFHRTRENLDKRTDQAAKKRSRAESQPEDVQLLSSNQDRRTAQRTQFLEHDDQHDQHDQHHNLSRAKRQKIHEKMQMPPSQQNKNDTSDSIEPVEFYTPSSKPNETRASLRSSDRPKSYNPIPEARTPSPERWSDVNRAWGKKWEKSVVYPKSGKKTATVDKQDIHRLDDGEFLNDNLIMFYLLWLEQHHPELATRVYVHNTFFYASLTKAAKGKKGINYEAVERWTAKVDLLSYDYIIVPVNENAHWYMAIICNAPRLLNLEIRQSSQPTENGAQSEHDREIESRNASKLTTPSKSPQSTPMRSVSDKDETSVDNSFGELSLAHGEETGAPINLENAKSSPPSHQGLPSTSLEMDRDGTAVDKSGKNVIDLAQTSSPPAKSNFTAKGKRIPPIRAYDPKQPRIITFDSLALKHPNTCSNLKDYMVAEIKAKKKMSITPPKPIGMAAKTQDKDNATGRYLGKGLPVQGNFCDCGVYLLSYIEEFFERPDSFIEDIMENKYEVDGDRNDTPAFRTKIRNILFELQEEQVQEAHAAKMAKLAKKAKRGKDVPFTTANKTELSKPQTVSGSESSIAQQKSIANTSTINERHNCDDTLTETRDFPKSLSKAKEVINISDSQDTLQEQSQESPTSISLKVIHDKPIEEQSRSRGRNREPRQTTHTVANTSKSPMPLEIRDSQEDEEILKEIMAHHLLAKTPRRKASVIDLEKEESHKGEEPTGQESRSGKSLLGNAVNVVGAFCNLISKPTGQAAVQGEVSRLLPARESRGEECVKAMESPSRSGINSPRQLESDIQLRRNGTVLRSPSSEQRGSDLAPWTGSKFNENAVDLTGDDPMPSDQPEDSFSNLEPFPPSPPAISLRKHDHSKTKTPVLANFARRNTSSETKDSLKRFQDPAMENFLNNKSLTGRDPAEIKMIAQCRR; encoded by the exons ATGACAACCAATTTCATTTGTGCGATATATGCAGAAGGAAGAA GAGGAACAACTTGTCCAAGGaatccaaaagaaaatctaCAAATAGGAGGTGAACGACCATTGGGCAGTATGGATCCCATTTTCAAGCCGCCAATCTGGAGGAAATTCGAGAATGGTGACAGAACAAGAAGTTCTGGAGAAGCAGACAACAGCACCATCTCGAGTCCGAATTCAGATACGGACGAAATAGATAGTATTCTTAAACAATACGAAACACCAGCCTCCAAGAAGAAGGCGATGAATCTTGTGGTCATGAATGGTTCGGAATCTGATGACGCCGAAGTAACTTCAAAAACGACCACTCAGAAGCGAGCCTTGATTATTGCCAGTACCTCACTtaaatatgaagatattcaaCCTCTGGaatcaaactcaaaagtCTCCACtaccaacaacaacatccaCCAGCCAAGCCAGCAACGGTGTATCTATGAAAAGCGCAGCAGTGAAGGAGCGCATATATCACTTCCCAGACCATCATTCGTCGACGATATTGAATCTGTCAGCTCGAAATCAACGGTCTCAGCAATCCATCACCCCCGAATGAATCTTCAGCATGTTTCCGAGACAGATGGACACTATGAGGTTAGGATAGACAAAACGTTTCAGGAAAGAAGGGTTGAGCCAAAATTGGGGTCGAATACTGCCATCTCCCATATAGATGACTTGGGAGAGCCAGAGACAAGT AACATCCACTTCCAAAAAGTTTCCAATCTTGCGAACATCGAAATATGTAATGCGAATGACGAGAAACCAACAATTCAGCACATCAATGATTTTGATAGCTTAGACGATCACAG TCCAATAACTTTGGTTGATGATGCGCCAAAGGAGGGAAGTACGGACTCAAGCAAGATTGTGCAGCCGGTCAAGTG GAGGTTTGCGAATCGTTACTGGAAAAATACCAGCACCCGAAT TTCTCGAACGGCGCAATCCTCCGAAGCATTCAAAGAGACCGGTGCAAAGATG ACCAAATCTGCTTTACAAGGAGGCAAAAAACCTGTGAATAGGCTGGGAAATGCACAAAATACTCCTTCACATTCACACGCCCGGTCACTCGAGcccttcaatcttcaacccGAACGACCCAACAAGAAGCAAAGAACAGAACAAACACTTCTAAGCAATGGAACAGTCGGTGGGCCAGATCAGTTTGAGCATGAAGCAAATCAGGGTCAGGGACCTGTGAGCCAGACACCTACACAGAGTCAGTACAATAGCTCGCCTCACCAAAAAAATGACATTTGCCCAAGATTCAAGTCTTTTCAGGAGTACTCCGTAGCTGAATACCAAGCGGTCAATAACTTAGTGAAGCCGCGGAAGGAAAAGCGAAAGAGGCATAAAGTTAACTCTGACCACCATTCAGAAAGCCAGGTTCACACTCACGGAAATGCTGGTTTCAAAGCACAACAGACCGCCAACGCTAAGAGACTTACAAACGGTTCACATCTGGAGGACATCAGAGACCCTATAGctaatgaagaagatgagctGCAAGCTCCACACTCTACCTCAAAAATCGTTCCTCGAGTTGTAATTCCGCCTATTGGCAATTCACACCTTGCAGCCGCACACCAAGCTCCACAGGTAAGAGCAATCGAGCCCCAGAAATCGTCGTATGCCTCAAACTCGCAACTCGAAAAGCGCATTCCACCCAATTCTGTACAAGATAGACGTGTATTGGGAGAGTTGCAACTAGCGGACGGCAGTGAGGATGAGCTCTCGCTAGGGAACCCACCCGAAGTTTCGCATGTAAAACAGGCCGATAGATCACGGCAAACCCCGGAAGTCAATCACTACGACGTTGAGGATGATATCGACATGGAACCGAGCCTTGATAGAAGGGGTGACATGACCCAATGGGGCAATGGTACATCTGATGACAAAAAATTACAACAACGGGACCACGGGAAATCGTTTGGAGTTCGAAGTGTCTTCTCACCAACTTTTTATTGGCATCGGCCAGGTAAAATACAGAAGTGGTGCGTGGTTCTGGATAAATCTGGAGTGATTAGTCTTGTGAATGACAAGGGGataatttcagatttctcTATCAAAGCAAGTACTATTCATGAAATAACAGTTGGACGCGATTCTTGTAAATTGGTCATCCGAAAACCTCAGAAGTCTGGCCCCATGAAAGACGCCGACATGCTCATAGAATTTTCCGGAAATCaggaaattgataatttccTTAAGTTGGTCAAGCCATTCATAAAACACGTTGAAGTCAAATGGGTGGAATC TTCTGAAATTGATCAAAGGTTTCATCGTACCCGCGAAAACCTCGACAAGAGAACTGACCAAGCAGCTAAAAAACGAAGCAGAGCCGAAAGCCAGCCTGAAGATGTTCAACTTTTGTCGTCAAATCAAGACAGACGAACAGCACAGCGAACCCAATTTCTCGAGCACGACGATCAGCATGATCAGCATGATCAACATCACAATCTCTCAAGAGCAAAGAGGCAGAAAATTCATGAAAAGATGCAGATGCCGCCCTCTCAACAAAATAAGAATGATACTTCCGATTCAATTGAACCCGTTGAATTTTACACACCATCGAGCAAACCTAATGAAACTCGTGCTTCATTACGAAGCTCTGACAGGCCAAAGTCATACAACCCGATCCCCGAGGCAAGAACCCCCAGCCCAGAACGCTGGTCAGATGTCAATAGGGCCTGGGGAAAGAAATGGGAGAAATCTGTGGTATATCCTAAGAGCGGTAAGAAGACTGCTACCGTTGATAAGCAAGACATTCATAGGCTTGACGATGGAGAGTTTCTGAACGATAATCTTATCATGTTCTATCTTCTCTGGCTCGAGCAGCACCATCCTGAGCTGGCTACTCGTGTTTATGTTCATAACACGTTTTTCTACGCAAGCTTAACCAAGGCTGCAAAAGGCAAGAAAGGGATCAACTATGAGGCTGTTGAGAGATGGACAGCGAAAGTTGACCTCCTGTCTTAcgattatattattgttcCCGTCAATGAGAACGCTCATTGGTATATGGCGATCATATGCAATGCACCCAGACTTCTGAACCTGGAGATCAGGCAGTCGTCGCAACCTACCGAGAATGGTGCGCAATCTGAACACGATAGAGAAATAGAGTCTCGCAACGCAAGCAAACTCACTACACCCTCGAAATCACCGCAGTCTACCCCCATGAGATCTGTAAGTGATAAAGATGAGACTAGTGTAGACAATAGCTTTGGAGAGTTGTCATTAGCACATGGCGAGGAGACCGGAGCTCCAATAAATCTCGAAAATGCAAAGAGTTCCCCTCCCAGTCACCAAGGATTGCCATCTACTTCGCTGGAAATGGATCGGGACGGTACCGCTGTAGACAAGTCTGGCAAAAATGTGATTGATTTAGCACAAACGAGCTCGCCACCGGCAAAATCAAACTTCACGGCAAAGGGCAAAAGAATTCCCCCAATTCGCGCATATGACCCAAAGCAGCCTAGAATCATCACCTTTGACTCGCTTGCTTTGAAGCACCCCAATACCTGTAGCAACCTAAAAGATTACATGGTCGCCGAAATTAAagcgaagaaaaaaatgtCAATCACACCCCCTAAACCCATTGGTATGGCGGCAAAAACACAGGACAAAGACAATGCTACGGGAAGATATCTGGGTAAAGGTCTTCCTGTACAAGGCAATTTTTGTGATTGTGGCGTGTACCTGCTAAGCTACATTGAGGAATTCTTTGAACGTCCTGATAGTTTTATCGAAGATATCATGGAGAACAAGTACGAAGTTGATGGTGATCGGAATGATACACCTGCATTTCGTACTAAGATCCgcaatattctttttgagcTTCAGGAGGAGCAAGTTCAAGAAGCACATGCAGCCAAAATGGCTAAATTGGCCAAAAAGGCTAAACGGGGGAAGGATGTTCCATTCACGACTGCCAACAAGACTGAGCTGTCAAAGCCACAAACAGTCTCTGGATCTGAGTCAAGTATTGCCCAACAAAAGTCTATTGCCAACACCTCTACTATCAATGAACGTCACAATTGTGATGATACCTTGACAGAGACGAGGGATTTTCCAAAATCGTTGTCAAAAGCCAAGGAGGTTATCAATATTAGTGACAGCCAGGATACTCTTCAAGAACAATCTCAAGAGAGTCCTACATCAATTTCTCTTAAAGTTATACATGATAAGCCAATTGAAGAGCAATCTAGGTCAAGAGGTCGTAACAGAGAACCCCGCCAAACTACTCATACTGTGGCTAATACTTCGAAGTCTCCTATGCCCCTTGAGATCCGTGATTCccaagaagacgaagaaatACTAAAGGAAATTATGGCTCATCACTTGTTGGCAAAAACCCCACGGAGGAAGGCCTCTGTCATTGATctcgagaaagaagagtCTCATAAGGGCGAGGAACCGACTGGACAAGAATCTCGAAGTGGTAAAAGTTTGCTTGGCAATGCTGTTAATGTTGTTGGTGCTTTTTGCAACTTGATCAGCAAACCGACGGGCCAGGCAGCTGTACAAGGCGAAGTGTCCAGACTTCTACCTGCGCGCGAATCCCGCGGAGAGGAATGTGTCAAAGCTATGGAAAGTCCATCGCGTTCTGGTATTAATTCGCCTCGACAATTGGAAAGTGATATACAACTGAGACGAAATGGAACAGTTTTACGTTCCCCATCGTCAGAGCAGCGTGGTTCGGATTTGGCACCATGGACAGGGTCAAAATTCAATGAGAACGCGGTGGATCTGACTGGTGATGACCCGATGCCTTCGGATCAGCCTGAAGATAGTTTCTCAAATCTTGAACCATTTCCGCCTTCCCCGCCGGCAATTAGTCTGCGAAAGCATGATCATTCAAAAACCAAAACACCTGTCTTGGCAAACTTCGCTCGACGAAATACTAGCTCTGAAACAAAGGATTCCTTAAAACGCTTTCAAGATCCTGCCATGGAAAACTTTTTAAACAATAAATCATTGACTGGGCGAGATCCTGCAGAAATAAAGATGATTGCTCAGTGTAGGCGTTGA
- the Bculp2 gene encoding Bculp2 — protein MDPIFKPPIWRKFENGDRTRSSGEADNSTISSPNSDTDEIDSILKQYETPASKKKAMNLVVMNGSESDDAEVTSKTTTQKRALIIASTSLKYEDIQPLESNSKVSTTNNNIHQPSQQRCIYEKRSSEGAHISLPRPSFVDDIESVSSKSTVSAIHHPRMNLQHVSETDGHYEVRIDKTFQERRVEPKLGSNTAISHIDDLGEPETSNIHFQKVSNLANIEICNANDEKPTIQHINDFDSLDDHSPITLVDDAPKEGSTDSSKIVQPVKWRFANRYWKNTSTRISRTAQSSEAFKETGAKMTKSALQGGKKPVNRLGNAQNTPSHSHARSLEPFNLQPERPNKKQRTEQTLLSNGTVGGPDQFEHEANQGQGPVSQTPTQSQYNSSPHQKNDICPRFKSFQEYSVAEYQAVNNLVKPRKEKRKRHKVNSDHHSESQVHTHGNAGFKAQQTANAKRLTNGSHLEDIRDPIANEEDELQAPHSTSKIVPRVVIPPIGNSHLAAAHQAPQVRAIEPQKSSYASNSQLEKRIPPNSVQDRRVLGELQLADGSEDELSLGNPPEVSHVKQADRSRQTPEVNHYDVEDDIDMEPSLDRRGDMTQWGNGTSDDKKLQQRDHGKSFGVRSVFSPTFYWHRPGKIQKWCVVLDKSGVISLVNDKGIISDFSIKASTIHEITVGRDSCKLVIRKPQKSGPMKDADMLIEFSGNQEIDNFLKLVKPFIKHVEVKWVESSEIDQRFHRTRENLDKRTDQAAKKRSRAESQPEDVQLLSSNQDRRTAQRTQFLEHDDQHDQHDQHHNLSRAKRQKIHEKMQMPPSQQNKNDTSDSIEPVEFYTPSSKPNETRASLRSSDRPKSYNPIPEARTPSPERWSDVNRAWGKKWEKSVVYPKSGKKTATVDKQDIHRLDDGEFLNDNLIMFYLLWLEQHHPELATRVYVHNTFFYASLTKAAKGKKGINYEAVERWTAKVDLLSYDYIIVPVNENAHWYMAIICNAPRLLNLEIRQSSQPTENGAQSEHDREIESRNASKLTTPSKSPQSTPMRSVSDKDETSVDNSFGELSLAHGEETGAPINLENAKSSPPSHQGLPSTSLEMDRDGTAVDKSGKNVIDLAQTSSPPAKSNFTAKGKRIPPIRAYDPKQPRIITFDSLALKHPNTCSNLKDYMVAEIKAKKKMSITPPKPIGMAAKTQDKDNATGRYLGKGLPVQGNFCDCGVYLLSYIEEFFERPDSFIEDIMENKYEVDGDRNDTPAFRTKIRNILFELQEEQVQEAHAAKMAKLAKKAKRGKDVPFTTANKTELSKPQTVSGSESSIAQQKSIANTSTINERHNCDDTLTETRDFPKSLSKAKEVINISDSQDTLQEQSQESPTSISLKVIHDKPIEEQSRSRGRNREPRQTTHTVANTSKSPMPLEIRDSQEDEEILKEIMAHHLLAKTPRRKASVIDLEKEESHKGEEPTGQESRSGKSLLGNAVNVVGAFCNLISKPTGQAAVQGEVSRLLPARESRGEECVKAMESPSRSGINSPRQLESDIQLRRNGTVLRSPSSEQRGSDLAPWTGSKFNENAVDLTGDDPMPSDQPEDSFSNLEPFPPSPPAISLRKHDHSKTKTPVLANFARRNTSSETKDSLKRFQDPAMENFLNNKSLTGRDPAEIKMIAQCRR, from the exons ATGGATCCCATTTTCAAGCCGCCAATCTGGAGGAAATTCGAGAATGGTGACAGAACAAGAAGTTCTGGAGAAGCAGACAACAGCACCATCTCGAGTCCGAATTCAGATACGGACGAAATAGATAGTATTCTTAAACAATACGAAACACCAGCCTCCAAGAAGAAGGCGATGAATCTTGTGGTCATGAATGGTTCGGAATCTGATGACGCCGAAGTAACTTCAAAAACGACCACTCAGAAGCGAGCCTTGATTATTGCCAGTACCTCACTtaaatatgaagatattcaaCCTCTGGaatcaaactcaaaagtCTCCACtaccaacaacaacatccaCCAGCCAAGCCAGCAACGGTGTATCTATGAAAAGCGCAGCAGTGAAGGAGCGCATATATCACTTCCCAGACCATCATTCGTCGACGATATTGAATCTGTCAGCTCGAAATCAACGGTCTCAGCAATCCATCACCCCCGAATGAATCTTCAGCATGTTTCCGAGACAGATGGACACTATGAGGTTAGGATAGACAAAACGTTTCAGGAAAGAAGGGTTGAGCCAAAATTGGGGTCGAATACTGCCATCTCCCATATAGATGACTTGGGAGAGCCAGAGACAAGT AACATCCACTTCCAAAAAGTTTCCAATCTTGCGAACATCGAAATATGTAATGCGAATGACGAGAAACCAACAATTCAGCACATCAATGATTTTGATAGCTTAGACGATCACAG TCCAATAACTTTGGTTGATGATGCGCCAAAGGAGGGAAGTACGGACTCAAGCAAGATTGTGCAGCCGGTCAAGTG GAGGTTTGCGAATCGTTACTGGAAAAATACCAGCACCCGAAT TTCTCGAACGGCGCAATCCTCCGAAGCATTCAAAGAGACCGGTGCAAAGATG ACCAAATCTGCTTTACAAGGAGGCAAAAAACCTGTGAATAGGCTGGGAAATGCACAAAATACTCCTTCACATTCACACGCCCGGTCACTCGAGcccttcaatcttcaacccGAACGACCCAACAAGAAGCAAAGAACAGAACAAACACTTCTAAGCAATGGAACAGTCGGTGGGCCAGATCAGTTTGAGCATGAAGCAAATCAGGGTCAGGGACCTGTGAGCCAGACACCTACACAGAGTCAGTACAATAGCTCGCCTCACCAAAAAAATGACATTTGCCCAAGATTCAAGTCTTTTCAGGAGTACTCCGTAGCTGAATACCAAGCGGTCAATAACTTAGTGAAGCCGCGGAAGGAAAAGCGAAAGAGGCATAAAGTTAACTCTGACCACCATTCAGAAAGCCAGGTTCACACTCACGGAAATGCTGGTTTCAAAGCACAACAGACCGCCAACGCTAAGAGACTTACAAACGGTTCACATCTGGAGGACATCAGAGACCCTATAGctaatgaagaagatgagctGCAAGCTCCACACTCTACCTCAAAAATCGTTCCTCGAGTTGTAATTCCGCCTATTGGCAATTCACACCTTGCAGCCGCACACCAAGCTCCACAGGTAAGAGCAATCGAGCCCCAGAAATCGTCGTATGCCTCAAACTCGCAACTCGAAAAGCGCATTCCACCCAATTCTGTACAAGATAGACGTGTATTGGGAGAGTTGCAACTAGCGGACGGCAGTGAGGATGAGCTCTCGCTAGGGAACCCACCCGAAGTTTCGCATGTAAAACAGGCCGATAGATCACGGCAAACCCCGGAAGTCAATCACTACGACGTTGAGGATGATATCGACATGGAACCGAGCCTTGATAGAAGGGGTGACATGACCCAATGGGGCAATGGTACATCTGATGACAAAAAATTACAACAACGGGACCACGGGAAATCGTTTGGAGTTCGAAGTGTCTTCTCACCAACTTTTTATTGGCATCGGCCAGGTAAAATACAGAAGTGGTGCGTGGTTCTGGATAAATCTGGAGTGATTAGTCTTGTGAATGACAAGGGGataatttcagatttctcTATCAAAGCAAGTACTATTCATGAAATAACAGTTGGACGCGATTCTTGTAAATTGGTCATCCGAAAACCTCAGAAGTCTGGCCCCATGAAAGACGCCGACATGCTCATAGAATTTTCCGGAAATCaggaaattgataatttccTTAAGTTGGTCAAGCCATTCATAAAACACGTTGAAGTCAAATGGGTGGAATC TTCTGAAATTGATCAAAGGTTTCATCGTACCCGCGAAAACCTCGACAAGAGAACTGACCAAGCAGCTAAAAAACGAAGCAGAGCCGAAAGCCAGCCTGAAGATGTTCAACTTTTGTCGTCAAATCAAGACAGACGAACAGCACAGCGAACCCAATTTCTCGAGCACGACGATCAGCATGATCAGCATGATCAACATCACAATCTCTCAAGAGCAAAGAGGCAGAAAATTCATGAAAAGATGCAGATGCCGCCCTCTCAACAAAATAAGAATGATACTTCCGATTCAATTGAACCCGTTGAATTTTACACACCATCGAGCAAACCTAATGAAACTCGTGCTTCATTACGAAGCTCTGACAGGCCAAAGTCATACAACCCGATCCCCGAGGCAAGAACCCCCAGCCCAGAACGCTGGTCAGATGTCAATAGGGCCTGGGGAAAGAAATGGGAGAAATCTGTGGTATATCCTAAGAGCGGTAAGAAGACTGCTACCGTTGATAAGCAAGACATTCATAGGCTTGACGATGGAGAGTTTCTGAACGATAATCTTATCATGTTCTATCTTCTCTGGCTCGAGCAGCACCATCCTGAGCTGGCTACTCGTGTTTATGTTCATAACACGTTTTTCTACGCAAGCTTAACCAAGGCTGCAAAAGGCAAGAAAGGGATCAACTATGAGGCTGTTGAGAGATGGACAGCGAAAGTTGACCTCCTGTCTTAcgattatattattgttcCCGTCAATGAGAACGCTCATTGGTATATGGCGATCATATGCAATGCACCCAGACTTCTGAACCTGGAGATCAGGCAGTCGTCGCAACCTACCGAGAATGGTGCGCAATCTGAACACGATAGAGAAATAGAGTCTCGCAACGCAAGCAAACTCACTACACCCTCGAAATCACCGCAGTCTACCCCCATGAGATCTGTAAGTGATAAAGATGAGACTAGTGTAGACAATAGCTTTGGAGAGTTGTCATTAGCACATGGCGAGGAGACCGGAGCTCCAATAAATCTCGAAAATGCAAAGAGTTCCCCTCCCAGTCACCAAGGATTGCCATCTACTTCGCTGGAAATGGATCGGGACGGTACCGCTGTAGACAAGTCTGGCAAAAATGTGATTGATTTAGCACAAACGAGCTCGCCACCGGCAAAATCAAACTTCACGGCAAAGGGCAAAAGAATTCCCCCAATTCGCGCATATGACCCAAAGCAGCCTAGAATCATCACCTTTGACTCGCTTGCTTTGAAGCACCCCAATACCTGTAGCAACCTAAAAGATTACATGGTCGCCGAAATTAAagcgaagaaaaaaatgtCAATCACACCCCCTAAACCCATTGGTATGGCGGCAAAAACACAGGACAAAGACAATGCTACGGGAAGATATCTGGGTAAAGGTCTTCCTGTACAAGGCAATTTTTGTGATTGTGGCGTGTACCTGCTAAGCTACATTGAGGAATTCTTTGAACGTCCTGATAGTTTTATCGAAGATATCATGGAGAACAAGTACGAAGTTGATGGTGATCGGAATGATACACCTGCATTTCGTACTAAGATCCgcaatattctttttgagcTTCAGGAGGAGCAAGTTCAAGAAGCACATGCAGCCAAAATGGCTAAATTGGCCAAAAAGGCTAAACGGGGGAAGGATGTTCCATTCACGACTGCCAACAAGACTGAGCTGTCAAAGCCACAAACAGTCTCTGGATCTGAGTCAAGTATTGCCCAACAAAAGTCTATTGCCAACACCTCTACTATCAATGAACGTCACAATTGTGATGATACCTTGACAGAGACGAGGGATTTTCCAAAATCGTTGTCAAAAGCCAAGGAGGTTATCAATATTAGTGACAGCCAGGATACTCTTCAAGAACAATCTCAAGAGAGTCCTACATCAATTTCTCTTAAAGTTATACATGATAAGCCAATTGAAGAGCAATCTAGGTCAAGAGGTCGTAACAGAGAACCCCGCCAAACTACTCATACTGTGGCTAATACTTCGAAGTCTCCTATGCCCCTTGAGATCCGTGATTCccaagaagacgaagaaatACTAAAGGAAATTATGGCTCATCACTTGTTGGCAAAAACCCCACGGAGGAAGGCCTCTGTCATTGATctcgagaaagaagagtCTCATAAGGGCGAGGAACCGACTGGACAAGAATCTCGAAGTGGTAAAAGTTTGCTTGGCAATGCTGTTAATGTTGTTGGTGCTTTTTGCAACTTGATCAGCAAACCGACGGGCCAGGCAGCTGTACAAGGCGAAGTGTCCAGACTTCTACCTGCGCGCGAATCCCGCGGAGAGGAATGTGTCAAAGCTATGGAAAGTCCATCGCGTTCTGGTATTAATTCGCCTCGACAATTGGAAAGTGATATACAACTGAGACGAAATGGAACAGTTTTACGTTCCCCATCGTCAGAGCAGCGTGGTTCGGATTTGGCACCATGGACAGGGTCAAAATTCAATGAGAACGCGGTGGATCTGACTGGTGATGACCCGATGCCTTCGGATCAGCCTGAAGATAGTTTCTCAAATCTTGAACCATTTCCGCCTTCCCCGCCGGCAATTAGTCTGCGAAAGCATGATCATTCAAAAACCAAAACACCTGTCTTGGCAAACTTCGCTCGACGAAATACTAGCTCTGAAACAAAGGATTCCTTAAAACGCTTTCAAGATCCTGCCATGGAAAACTTTTTAAACAATAAATCATTGACTGGGCGAGATCCTGCAGAAATAAAGATGATTGCTCAGTGTAGGCGTTGA